From Meiothermus sp. QL-1, the proteins below share one genomic window:
- a CDS encoding redoxin domain-containing protein, translating to MRIRPGDPLPEATVYTQEALPQRLPELLAGRPGVLLFFPAAHTRVCEKELCTVRDGLAAYNQLGAQVYAISVDTPWTLAAYARSLGLSFPLLSDYNREATRAFGLEISLKGLPGFAQRAAYVVTPEGRVAWAWVAEVPAQEPPYEELLSALRAVQAGASP from the coding sequence ATGCGCATCCGTCCAGGTGACCCTTTGCCCGAGGCCACGGTCTACACCCAGGAGGCTCTTCCCCAGCGGCTTCCGGAGCTCTTGGCAGGCAGGCCGGGTGTTCTTCTGTTTTTTCCTGCGGCCCACACCCGGGTTTGCGAGAAGGAGCTCTGCACGGTGCGCGACGGGCTTGCGGCCTACAACCAGCTCGGGGCGCAGGTCTACGCCATAAGCGTGGACACCCCCTGGACCCTGGCCGCCTACGCCCGCTCCCTGGGCCTTTCCTTCCCCCTCCTCTCGGACTACAACCGCGAGGCCACCCGGGCCTTTGGCCTGGAGATCAGCCTGAAGGGGCTGCCTGGCTTCGCCCAGCGGGCCGCCTACGTGGTGACCCCGGAAGGGCGGGTGGCCTGGGCCTGGGTGGCCGAGGTGCCGGCCCAGGAGCCCCCTTACGAGGAGCTCCTTTCGGCCCTCAGAGCAGTTCAAGCTGGGGCCAGCCCCTAA
- a CDS encoding DUF1517 domain-containing protein: MRLLVRVLLSLLLLGGALAWAQRSGGGVGGRGGFSAPRSSPSIPRVNPSPAPSFPLPTPSYPAPRPSVYVVPGPGGSAGFDLLALLLIGGIVLVGFAMVRGLRQAGSLPEEATVGRLRLAMLHSPRLQRSLRRLAEGADTESSRGLADLIDNAVVLLLREAAGWRYGQYEVWRGGLEQAEGRFDAWMSETRGEFVETYRHFEGRVEREPDYVPQSEPGGRYLVVTLILAVRGALPPVALPLRREGARAALLAFATSSPTTLLAAYVAWTPEAEGEALSEEELLRGWPQLELL, encoded by the coding sequence ATGCGCCTGCTGGTAAGGGTCCTGCTTTCGCTTTTGCTGCTGGGAGGGGCGCTGGCCTGGGCCCAGCGAAGTGGAGGGGGCGTGGGGGGAAGGGGCGGCTTCTCCGCCCCCCGCTCGAGCCCCAGCATTCCTCGGGTCAACCCCTCCCCTGCCCCCTCCTTCCCCCTGCCCACCCCCAGCTACCCCGCACCGCGCCCCTCGGTCTACGTGGTCCCCGGCCCTGGAGGCAGCGCGGGCTTCGACCTGCTGGCGCTTTTGCTCATCGGAGGCATCGTGCTGGTGGGCTTCGCCATGGTGCGGGGGCTGAGGCAGGCTGGCAGCCTTCCTGAAGAGGCCACTGTGGGCAGGCTGCGCCTGGCCATGCTCCACAGCCCCAGGCTGCAAAGGAGCCTCCGCCGGTTGGCAGAAGGGGCCGACACCGAAAGCTCGCGCGGCCTGGCCGATCTGATCGACAATGCTGTTGTGCTGCTTCTGCGCGAGGCTGCGGGGTGGCGCTACGGCCAGTACGAGGTCTGGCGGGGGGGGCTCGAGCAGGCCGAGGGCCGCTTCGACGCCTGGATGAGCGAGACCCGGGGGGAGTTCGTGGAGACCTACCGACACTTCGAGGGCCGGGTGGAGCGCGAACCCGATTACGTCCCCCAGAGCGAACCGGGGGGGCGCTACCTGGTGGTAACCCTGATCCTGGCGGTCAGAGGAGCGCTGCCCCCCGTCGCTCTGCCGCTGCGCCGGGAAGGGGCCCGGGCCGCCCTGCTGGCCTTCGCCACCTCCAGCCCCACCACCCTTCTGGCTGCCTACGTGGCCTGGACGCCTGAGGCTGAGGGCGAGGCTTTGAGCGAGGAGGAGCTCCTTAGGGGCTGGCCCCAGCTTGAACTGCTCTGA
- the lon gene encoding endopeptidase La translates to MNEKPTSSSLPSTLPVCPVRGSVLYPTMVMPIDAGRPISIRAIEAALVGERVILIVSQRDKEVEEPGPADLFEVGTACNILRMRKNPDGSVQMLVQAFARVRVLQYRQAEGYLEAQVERLAEVVGKETELKALYREVKERFENLLREGKPLTPEVAQAILNLEDPAQLADYIAFHLDFKLEDKQQILAQPSVTERLKRVAILIDAELDLIETQRRIQQQVREEIDKNQREFYLREQMKAIQRELHGEEGELELEEFRRKIEALNLPEAVQGEVERELSRFARMHPDSAEASVVRTYLDWIVNLPWNTRTEDRIDLEEARRILDEDHYGLEKVKDRVLEYLAVRKLKQERQRKGEIPPEEAAKGPILLFVGPPGVGKTSIAKSIAKSLGRKYHRISLGGARDESDIRGHRRTYIGAMPGRIIQGMRQAGSKNPVILLDEVDKLGVSYQGDPAAALLELLDPAQNKEFTDHYLGVPFDMSEVLFICTANFPEHIPAPLLDRMELIEFTSYIEQEKLEIAKRYLLPRQLYENGLKESQVHLTEAALVRLITHYTREAGVRNLEREIGALLRKSARSILEGGRKRVRITEADLEKYLGPPRYQPESEAREPQVGVATGMFYTPVGGDILFVEVALMPGKGNLILTGQLGEVMKESARAALSYAKKNASRFGIPLERFEKSDMHIHVPAGAVPKEGPSAGVAITAALVSALAEVPVRNDVAMTGEITLTGRVLPIGGVREKVLGARRAGIREVILPQRNQPDLADIPPYLRQNLKFHFAEHLDQVLDWALLGGLAALTARAKPSVKGRRARVQPAARA, encoded by the coding sequence ATGAACGAGAAACCGACCAGCTCTTCGCTCCCTTCCACCCTTCCGGTCTGCCCGGTGCGCGGCTCGGTGCTCTACCCCACCATGGTCATGCCCATCGACGCAGGGCGGCCGATCTCCATCCGGGCCATCGAGGCGGCCCTGGTGGGCGAGCGGGTCATCCTCATCGTGAGCCAGCGGGACAAGGAGGTAGAAGAGCCCGGCCCTGCCGACCTTTTCGAGGTGGGCACGGCCTGCAACATCCTGCGCATGCGCAAGAACCCGGATGGCTCGGTGCAGATGCTGGTGCAGGCCTTTGCCCGGGTGCGGGTTCTGCAATACCGCCAGGCCGAGGGCTACCTGGAGGCCCAGGTGGAGCGCCTGGCCGAGGTGGTGGGCAAGGAAACCGAGCTCAAGGCCCTCTACCGCGAGGTGAAGGAGCGCTTCGAGAACCTCCTGCGCGAGGGCAAGCCCCTTACGCCCGAGGTGGCCCAGGCCATCCTGAACCTGGAAGACCCCGCCCAGCTCGCCGACTACATCGCCTTTCACCTCGACTTCAAGCTCGAGGACAAGCAGCAAATCCTGGCCCAGCCCTCGGTTACCGAGCGCCTGAAACGGGTCGCCATCCTGATTGATGCCGAGCTCGATCTCATCGAGACCCAGCGGCGTATCCAGCAGCAGGTGCGCGAGGAGATCGACAAAAACCAGCGCGAGTTCTACCTGCGCGAGCAGATGAAGGCCATCCAGCGCGAGCTGCATGGGGAAGAGGGGGAGCTCGAGCTCGAGGAATTCCGGAGGAAGATCGAGGCTCTGAACCTGCCCGAGGCGGTACAGGGCGAGGTGGAGCGGGAGCTCTCGCGCTTTGCCCGCATGCACCCTGACTCGGCCGAGGCCAGCGTGGTGCGCACCTACCTGGACTGGATCGTGAACCTCCCCTGGAACACCCGCACCGAGGACCGCATCGACCTGGAGGAGGCCCGGCGCATCCTGGACGAGGACCACTACGGCCTGGAGAAGGTCAAGGACCGGGTGCTCGAGTACCTGGCGGTGCGCAAACTCAAGCAGGAGCGCCAAAGGAAAGGCGAGATACCCCCAGAGGAGGCCGCCAAGGGGCCCATCCTGCTCTTCGTGGGGCCGCCAGGGGTGGGCAAGACCTCGATTGCCAAGTCCATCGCCAAGAGCCTGGGCCGCAAGTACCACCGCATCTCTTTGGGCGGGGCCCGCGACGAGTCCGACATCCGGGGCCACCGGCGCACCTACATCGGGGCCATGCCGGGCCGCATCATCCAGGGCATGCGCCAGGCCGGCAGCAAGAACCCGGTCATTTTGCTGGACGAGGTGGACAAGCTCGGGGTCTCGTACCAGGGCGACCCCGCCGCGGCCTTGCTCGAGCTTCTAGACCCGGCGCAAAACAAGGAGTTCACCGACCACTACCTGGGGGTGCCCTTCGACATGAGCGAGGTGCTCTTTATCTGCACCGCCAACTTCCCCGAGCACATCCCAGCCCCCCTCCTCGACCGCATGGAGCTCATTGAGTTCACCAGCTACATCGAGCAGGAGAAGCTCGAGATTGCCAAGCGCTACCTACTGCCTCGCCAGCTTTACGAAAACGGCCTCAAGGAAAGCCAGGTGCACCTGACCGAGGCCGCCCTTGTGCGCCTCATCACCCACTACACCCGCGAGGCCGGGGTGCGCAACCTGGAGCGCGAGATCGGGGCCCTTTTGCGCAAGTCGGCCCGCAGCATCCTGGAGGGGGGCCGGAAGCGGGTGCGCATCACCGAGGCGGATCTGGAGAAGTACCTGGGCCCGCCGCGCTACCAGCCTGAGTCCGAGGCCCGCGAGCCCCAGGTGGGGGTGGCGACCGGGATGTTCTACACCCCTGTGGGGGGGGATATCCTCTTTGTGGAGGTGGCCCTGATGCCGGGCAAGGGCAACCTGATCCTCACCGGGCAGCTCGGCGAGGTGATGAAGGAGTCGGCCCGGGCCGCGCTCTCCTATGCCAAAAAGAACGCCAGCCGGTTTGGTATCCCGCTGGAGCGGTTCGAAAAATCGGACATGCACATCCACGTACCCGCTGGAGCGGTGCCGAAGGAGGGTCCCTCGGCGGGGGTGGCGATTACCGCGGCTTTGGTCTCGGCCCTGGCCGAGGTGCCGGTGCGCAACGATGTGGCCATGACCGGGGAAATTACCCTCACCGGTCGGGTGCTGCCGATTGGGGGGGTGCGGGAGAAGGTGCTGGGGGCACGGCGGGCAGGCATTCGCGAGGTCATCCTGCCCCAGCGCAACCAGCCCGACCTGGCCGATATACCCCCCTATTTACGCCAGAACCTGAAATTCCACTTCGCCGAGCACCTGGACCAGGTGCTGGACTGGGCCCTGCTGGGTGGATTGGCTGCCCTCACCGCCAGGGCCAAGCCTTCGGTCAAGGGACGGCGGGCCAGGGTACAGCCCGCTGCCCGGGCCTAA
- a CDS encoding ribose-phosphate pyrophosphokinase: protein MGRFSLDEQPNSFLVSAGGGQVKLFSGNANRPLAEAIARALGVRLGEAVVERFPDGEVRVRLLESIRGDDVYLIQPTAPPVNDNLMELLVLADAARRSSAGRINAVIPYFGYARQDKQTQGREPITARLVAGLLEYVGIHRVITVDLHAPQIQGFFYQPVDELSAVRLFAEYLEKQNLTENAVVVSPDSGRAEQARRLSERLNLPLAILAKRRTGPHETQVSYVIGDVAGKRPLIIDDIISTGGTIRRGVEALVAAGAIPEVIVMASHAVLVGNARENLAHPAIREVVFTDTIALSPALGYTILPTAPLLAQAIKRVHTNQSVSVLI from the coding sequence ATGGGTCGGTTTTCCCTGGATGAGCAGCCAAACTCTTTCTTGGTCTCCGCGGGTGGGGGGCAGGTCAAGCTTTTCAGCGGCAACGCCAACCGTCCTTTGGCTGAGGCCATCGCCCGGGCGCTGGGCGTGCGGTTGGGGGAGGCGGTGGTGGAGCGCTTCCCCGATGGGGAGGTACGGGTGCGCCTTTTGGAGAGCATCCGGGGCGATGATGTCTACCTAATCCAGCCCACCGCCCCCCCGGTCAACGACAACCTGATGGAACTGCTGGTCCTGGCCGACGCGGCGCGCCGCAGCAGCGCGGGGCGCATCAACGCGGTAATCCCCTACTTTGGCTACGCCCGTCAGGACAAGCAGACCCAGGGTCGCGAGCCCATAACCGCCCGGCTGGTGGCAGGGCTCCTGGAGTACGTGGGCATCCACCGGGTGATCACCGTGGACCTGCACGCCCCCCAGATTCAGGGGTTTTTTTATCAGCCGGTGGACGAGCTTTCGGCGGTGCGCCTGTTTGCCGAGTACCTGGAGAAGCAAAACCTCACCGAGAACGCGGTGGTGGTCTCGCCCGACTCGGGAAGGGCCGAGCAGGCCCGGAGGCTTTCCGAGCGACTGAACCTGCCCCTGGCCATCCTGGCCAAGCGCCGCACCGGCCCCCACGAGACCCAGGTGAGCTATGTGATTGGGGACGTGGCCGGCAAACGTCCCCTAATCATTGATGACATCATCTCCACCGGCGGCACCATAAGGCGGGGTGTGGAGGCGTTGGTGGCCGCGGGGGCCATCCCGGAGGTCATCGTGATGGCCTCGCACGCGGTGCTGGTGGGCAACGCCCGTGAGAACCTGGCCCACCCGGCCATCCGCGAGGTGGTCTTCACCGATACCATCGCGCTTAGCCCGGCGCTGGGCTACACCATCCTGCCCACCGCGCCCCTTTTAGCCCAGGCCATAAAGCGGGTGCACACCAACCAGTCGGTGAGCGTGCTGATTTAA
- a CDS encoding BTAD domain-containing putative transcriptional regulator, which produces MKVRLLLLGSPELWLGGERLHLPTRKLLGLLAYLALEGPTPRSTLAALFWEAEEERARANLRNELYRLKKTPLAEVVREDQGVLCLDNLETDAAQFERLRQAGQYAEAKRLYRGPLLSGLELAEAPAFEDWLGLARARWEERYNGALLGLARQQKAAGQPNEALLSYQELLARDPLQEEVWRECMVLLAEVGQAARALEQYHRYAAFLERELGLAPSRETRLLAEGLRTGRTTRPSSGLSRPPLVGRGPEWERLQRAWREGKRILVEGEPGVGKTRLLQEFIAAQGVASGLMQGRPGDAGVPYASATRWLERALAQVSPGGLPPWVRRELARLLPDLDESPPPLQGEEDRLRLYKAILTLLQAWQQAHRLALGADDVQFVDGASLELLDYILAELPGTPFLLAYRADELSARGQALVQHLRASGEALGLALAPLGMAGLEEMLGALPLPPATRRLARPLHRLTGGNPLFVLETLRSLEEQGRLELSETDFEAVWPRLPRSGRVQAILQQRLGRLAPDALELLRLAALAGERYTPRLAAQALQKSPLSIAENGDLLEQAGLLKGGRFAHDLLLEATQALMPPATRRYLHGRLLGALSAQDEPVPAAVLLEHAIGAGEPQATLRLSQQAAQEARKLAAWPQALAHLERALGLLHYDPALEAQLRLELEEIYYQMADPQAQQAELARLEALARPELASELAYRKGRLARVLGDFEQAAHWLRQSQNQAARLELVYALEHLGIVEGAREAALAVLQQPESPENAFRAALLLAELALEQAQPEQALHWYDRAEPYTQGAPVHRVRFLRSKARFLYHSGHAEGSIALGQEGLALARELHLQGDEVVLLHNLAVALHTARHTQEALERFAQTQALARKLGMEFIWQSAQTHLALIEIGLGAFEPALERLQAPSPYAHHHRAMLRALALVHLGRLEEAREQIAFALPGLGAHAWQAREARYVAALVETRANQPHESERWLCETLQSPEPTLLELCQSLRAFNLLQQGRLQEALEASSPAYARLHCLKADLPIQQVAWVQAQILHRLGRPEAAQEAL; this is translated from the coding sequence ATGAAGGTTCGCCTGCTCCTGTTGGGGAGCCCCGAGCTCTGGCTGGGGGGTGAGCGGCTGCACCTGCCCACCCGCAAGCTGCTGGGGCTTTTGGCCTATCTGGCCCTGGAAGGCCCCACCCCCCGCAGCACCCTGGCCGCTTTGTTCTGGGAGGCCGAGGAAGAGCGGGCCAGGGCCAACCTGCGCAACGAGTTGTACCGCCTTAAGAAGACCCCGCTGGCCGAGGTGGTGCGGGAAGACCAGGGGGTGCTCTGCCTGGATAACCTCGAGACCGACGCCGCCCAGTTTGAGCGGCTCCGGCAGGCCGGGCAGTACGCCGAGGCCAAGCGCCTGTACCGGGGGCCTTTGCTCTCGGGCCTCGAGCTCGCCGAGGCTCCGGCCTTCGAGGACTGGCTGGGGCTGGCGCGGGCCCGTTGGGAAGAACGCTACAACGGCGCCTTGCTGGGCCTGGCCCGGCAACAAAAGGCCGCAGGGCAGCCAAACGAGGCCCTTCTGAGCTATCAGGAACTTTTGGCCCGCGACCCCTTGCAGGAGGAGGTCTGGCGCGAGTGCATGGTGCTCTTAGCCGAGGTGGGCCAGGCGGCCCGGGCGCTGGAACAGTACCATCGCTACGCGGCTTTTCTGGAGCGGGAGCTGGGCCTGGCCCCCAGCCGAGAGACCCGGCTGCTGGCCGAGGGCCTGCGCACAGGTCGAACCACGCGCCCGTCCTCCGGGCTCAGCCGCCCTCCCCTGGTGGGCCGTGGCCCCGAGTGGGAACGGCTTCAGCGGGCCTGGCGGGAAGGAAAGCGGATTCTGGTGGAGGGCGAGCCGGGGGTGGGCAAGACCCGGCTGTTGCAGGAGTTCATCGCCGCGCAGGGGGTCGCTTCTGGGCTGATGCAGGGGCGGCCCGGCGATGCCGGGGTGCCCTACGCCAGCGCGACCCGGTGGCTCGAGCGGGCCCTGGCCCAGGTATCGCCCGGCGGGCTCCCCCCTTGGGTGCGCCGGGAACTGGCCCGTTTGCTCCCCGACCTGGACGAAAGCCCGCCCCCCTTGCAGGGCGAGGAAGACCGCCTGCGCTTATACAAGGCCATTCTGACCCTGCTCCAAGCGTGGCAGCAGGCCCACAGACTCGCGCTGGGGGCCGACGATGTGCAGTTCGTGGACGGGGCCAGCCTCGAGCTTTTGGACTACATACTGGCCGAGCTTCCGGGCACCCCCTTCCTGCTGGCCTACCGGGCGGACGAACTCTCGGCCCGAGGGCAAGCCCTGGTGCAGCACCTGCGGGCCTCCGGGGAGGCGCTGGGGCTGGCGCTGGCGCCCCTCGGGATGGCAGGCCTGGAGGAGATGCTCGGGGCCCTGCCCCTGCCCCCCGCAACCCGTCGGCTGGCCCGGCCTCTGCACCGGCTGACCGGGGGCAACCCGCTCTTCGTGCTGGAAACCCTGCGCAGCCTGGAGGAACAGGGGCGGCTGGAGCTGAGCGAGACCGACTTTGAGGCGGTCTGGCCCAGGCTGCCCCGCTCCGGGCGGGTGCAGGCCATCCTCCAGCAACGCCTGGGGCGGCTTGCGCCGGACGCCCTGGAACTGCTCCGGCTGGCCGCCCTGGCCGGCGAACGCTATACCCCCCGGCTGGCCGCTCAGGCATTGCAAAAAAGCCCCCTGAGCATTGCGGAGAATGGCGATTTGCTCGAGCAAGCCGGCCTCCTAAAGGGTGGACGCTTCGCCCACGACCTGCTGCTGGAAGCCACCCAGGCGCTCATGCCCCCGGCCACCCGGCGTTACCTGCATGGGCGGCTGCTCGGGGCCCTGAGCGCCCAGGACGAGCCCGTCCCCGCTGCCGTCCTGCTGGAACATGCCATTGGGGCCGGGGAACCCCAGGCCACGTTGCGTTTGAGCCAACAGGCCGCCCAGGAGGCCCGCAAGCTGGCGGCCTGGCCCCAGGCCCTGGCCCACCTCGAGCGGGCTTTGGGCCTGCTCCACTACGACCCTGCCCTCGAGGCCCAGCTTCGCCTCGAGCTCGAGGAAATCTACTACCAAATGGCCGACCCCCAGGCCCAACAGGCCGAACTGGCCCGCCTGGAGGCCCTGGCCCGGCCCGAGCTGGCCTCGGAACTGGCCTACCGCAAAGGGCGGCTGGCGCGGGTGCTGGGCGACTTTGAACAGGCCGCCCACTGGCTGCGCCAAAGCCAGAACCAGGCCGCCCGGCTGGAGCTGGTGTACGCCCTGGAGCACCTGGGCATCGTCGAGGGGGCCCGCGAGGCCGCCCTGGCGGTCTTGCAGCAACCCGAGTCGCCGGAAAACGCCTTCCGCGCCGCTTTGCTGCTGGCCGAGCTGGCCCTCGAGCAGGCCCAGCCCGAGCAGGCCTTGCACTGGTACGACCGGGCCGAGCCCTACACCCAGGGCGCGCCCGTTCACCGGGTGCGCTTTCTGCGCTCCAAGGCCCGCTTTCTTTACCACAGCGGCCATGCGGAGGGGAGCATTGCCCTGGGTCAGGAGGGGCTGGCCCTCGCGCGGGAGCTGCACCTCCAGGGCGATGAGGTGGTCCTGTTGCACAACCTGGCGGTGGCCCTGCACACCGCCCGCCACACCCAGGAGGCCCTAGAGCGTTTTGCGCAGACCCAGGCCCTGGCCCGTAAGCTGGGCATGGAGTTCATCTGGCAAAGCGCCCAGACCCACCTGGCCCTGATCGAGATTGGCCTGGGCGCGTTTGAGCCGGCGCTCGAGCGCCTACAAGCCCCCAGCCCCTACGCCCATCACCACCGGGCCATGCTGCGGGCCTTGGCGCTGGTACACCTGGGCCGGTTGGAGGAGGCCCGCGAGCAGATTGCCTTTGCCCTGCCCGGCCTGGGGGCCCATGCCTGGCAGGCCCGCGAGGCCCGGTATGTGGCGGCTTTGGTGGAGACCCGCGCCAACCAACCCCACGAAAGCGAGCGCTGGCTCTGCGAAACCCTGCAAAGCCCGGAGCCTACCCTGCTGGAACTTTGCCAGAGTTTGCGGGCCTTCAACCTCTTGCAGCAGGGCCGGCTTCAAGAAGCGCTGGAAGCCTCGAGCCCGGCCTATGCCCGCCTGCACTGCCTCAAGGCCGACCTGCCCATCCAGCAGGTGGCCTGGGTGCAGGCCCAAATTCTGCACCGGCTGGGCCGACCAGAGGCCGCCCAGGAAGCCCTGTAA
- a CDS encoding fibronectin type III domain-containing protein, translating into MKYPWLYLAVAAFLTACPQNPPPPTLGRPGDFTATVGSSTSIGLRWLKVEGAAAYQLERKVGSGSFSPLVSIPHEMGGPLVQSHTDSGLTPGTRYTYRIRAVNAGLQSEWSTSAEVETPAAASTRYRVSGYWLGASDPNLYLVTDTGVVFSSATVTVNGTPLTYRNPPGSYYAPSLPGATAGTVLNLNITVPEGTITASAAIPQAPSLTAPAADARITENRPLTVTWNYTGPDPDRFYLHLLGDGPLNYVAANISGAERSFTIPADQVVVPAGGRASLFLYAVNDGKASFSGPVLPTSAMGVAASTSVIFDIVPAPPGLPAGAGPRRAPALP; encoded by the coding sequence ATGAAGTATCCCTGGCTCTACCTGGCAGTCGCGGCCTTCCTGACCGCCTGTCCGCAGAACCCACCCCCGCCCACCCTGGGCAGACCGGGCGATTTTACCGCCACGGTGGGCTCGAGCACCTCCATCGGCCTGCGCTGGCTGAAGGTTGAGGGCGCTGCCGCTTACCAGCTTGAACGCAAGGTGGGCAGCGGCAGCTTCAGCCCGCTCGTAAGCATCCCCCACGAGATGGGCGGCCCTCTGGTACAGAGCCACACCGACAGCGGCCTCACCCCCGGCACCCGCTACACCTACCGCATCCGGGCGGTGAACGCCGGCCTCCAGAGCGAATGGAGCACCTCCGCCGAGGTGGAAACCCCCGCGGCGGCTTCCACAAGGTACCGGGTATCGGGTTACTGGCTGGGCGCCAGCGACCCCAACCTGTACCTCGTCACCGATACAGGTGTGGTCTTCAGTTCGGCCACCGTCACCGTCAACGGCACCCCACTCACCTACCGCAACCCGCCCGGTTCCTACTACGCGCCCAGCCTTCCCGGCGCCACGGCGGGCACCGTGCTCAACCTGAACATCACCGTGCCGGAGGGTACCATCACCGCCTCGGCGGCCATTCCCCAGGCCCCCAGCCTCACCGCCCCCGCTGCCGACGCGCGCATCACGGAAAACCGGCCCCTTACCGTCACCTGGAATTACACCGGCCCCGACCCCGACCGCTTCTACCTCCACCTGCTGGGCGACGGCCCGCTTAACTACGTGGCCGCCAATATCTCCGGTGCAGAGCGCAGCTTTACCATCCCAGCCGACCAGGTGGTAGTTCCTGCTGGCGGCAGGGCCTCTTTGTTCCTGTACGCCGTCAACGACGGCAAGGCCAGCTTCAGCGGGCCGGTGCTGCCCACCTCGGCGATGGGGGTGGCGGCCAGCACCAGCGTTATCTTCGATATCGTTCCTGCGCCCCCAGGGCTTCCCGCTGGCGCAGGGCCTCGTAGAGCACCAGCGCTGCCGTGA
- a CDS encoding RNA methyltransferase translates to MRITSPTNPRVKALARLKERRAREESGLFLIEGARELGRALAGGVEVVEAYCGKRLTPEESRLAQRLLCTEVSEAVLKKLSSRENPAGLIAVARRPQRLLEAFTPPPAALVVVAVGLEKPGNLGALLRSADAAGAHAALVVGGVDPYSPQVIHNSTGAVFSLPTFTAEETAVWAWLAQQRIPLVATSPQAGKTYWEADLKGPVALALGPEHEGLGPGWLERAALCVRVPMRGQADSLNVAVTAALVLYEALRQREALGAQERYRR, encoded by the coding sequence CTGAGGATCACCTCCCCCACCAATCCCCGCGTCAAGGCCCTGGCCCGGCTCAAAGAGCGGCGGGCCCGGGAGGAGAGCGGGCTCTTCCTGATCGAGGGGGCGCGGGAGCTGGGGCGGGCCCTGGCTGGGGGGGTGGAGGTGGTGGAGGCCTACTGCGGCAAGAGGCTAACCCCTGAGGAGAGCCGTCTGGCCCAGCGGCTTTTGTGCACCGAGGTTTCAGAGGCGGTGCTCAAAAAGCTGAGCAGCCGGGAAAACCCCGCGGGGCTTATCGCGGTGGCCCGCCGCCCCCAGCGCCTTCTGGAAGCCTTCACCCCGCCTCCGGCGGCCCTGGTGGTGGTGGCGGTGGGGCTGGAGAAGCCCGGCAACCTGGGGGCCCTGCTGCGCTCGGCCGACGCCGCCGGGGCCCACGCAGCGCTGGTGGTGGGCGGGGTGGACCCCTACAGCCCCCAGGTCATCCACAACTCCACCGGCGCGGTGTTCTCCCTGCCCACCTTCACAGCGGAGGAGACTGCCGTCTGGGCCTGGCTGGCGCAGCAGCGGATTCCCCTGGTGGCCACCTCCCCCCAGGCCGGAAAAACCTACTGGGAAGCGGACCTAAAAGGCCCGGTGGCCCTGGCCCTGGGCCCGGAGCACGAGGGGCTCGGCCCTGGCTGGCTGGAGCGGGCCGCGTTGTGCGTGCGGGTGCCCATGCGGGGCCAGGCCGACAGCCTCAACGTGGCGGTCACGGCAGCGCTGGTGCTCTACGAGGCCCTGCGCCAGCGGGAAGCCCTGGGGGCGCAGGAACGATATCGAAGATAA
- a CDS encoding SufE family protein, with amino-acid sequence MSEERLALLPPRLKSALQTLGSAPKALKIELLLEFARKMPPLPEGMQGRLEQVHECTTPFFVHAEIKDQRVHLYFDAPKEAPTVRAFAGLLAEGLEGESPEAVLAVPEDFYTLARLEEIITPLRLRGLQAVLTRIKRQVREAQN; translated from the coding sequence ATGAGCGAGGAACGGCTGGCCCTCCTCCCCCCCCGGCTGAAGAGCGCGCTGCAGACCCTAGGAAGCGCGCCCAAGGCCTTGAAAATCGAGCTTTTGCTGGAGTTTGCCCGCAAGATGCCCCCTCTGCCCGAGGGCATGCAGGGCAGGCTGGAACAGGTCCACGAGTGCACCACCCCCTTCTTCGTCCACGCGGAGATAAAGGACCAGCGGGTGCACCTCTACTTCGATGCCCCCAAGGAGGCCCCCACCGTGCGGGCCTTCGCCGGCCTGCTGGCCGAAGGGCTGGAGGGCGAGAGCCCGGAGGCGGTGCTGGCGGTGCCGGAGGACTTCTACACCCTGGCCAGGCTCGAGGAGATCATCACCCCGCTGCGCCTGAGGGGGCTGCAGGCCGTGCTCACGCGCATCAAACGGCAGGTGCGGGAGGCGCAGAACTGA